A genome region from Plasmodium vinckei vinckei genome assembly, chromosome: PVVCY_07 includes the following:
- a CDS encoding protein transport protein SEC61 subunit beta, putative, which translates to MNNTPPVIVGGVRTPARRRPTPSGGQTSSNTQGRGSVSGNTILKIYGDDSPGFKLTPQTVLISTLIFMATVVILHIISKI; encoded by the exons atgaataatactCCTCCAGTAATTGTTGGTGGTGTAAGAACACCCGCAAG acGAAGACCAACCCCAAGTGGTGGCCAAACAAGTAGCAATACTCAAGGAAGAGGTAGTGTCAGTGGAAATaccatattaaaaatttatggaGATGATTCCCCCGGTTTTAAATT AACACCACAAACCGTTTTAATATCAACCCTAATATTTATGGCAACAGTAGTTATTCttcatattattagtaaaatttaa
- a CDS encoding mitochondrial ribosomal protein L4 precursor, putative, with protein sequence MFLKVSKVCFKGNFINTLSFCSSKFAQKRRIRTFNLKNKLNELYTQNENATSFEKKNMNGSGDLLEKIKKTDLKLLKKLQHEEEGSNINWSNVNTLKNETCNNDSVGKYGGNVEEMKHTSYLKSEDFFNMDNDNNSEQDRENPSSEKYGFIFERPKHFASINDDPIIRRPGSIIDIKTLIRNNWTFPAVGFNSKLEIPIYKFETDENDNNIKFIEIPNDIFGVPIRSDILHKCYYFYRTALAGYTERMQLYKWEWPGSTKKYRSQKKSGKARMNWRKTCGRYLGVKNHPIRPFDQRTKINRKLLWKGMKILLSAKFAQDQIKVVDNFLIKSHKTKYTVKYLRNILGNKCNSALLVHEGKTDVNDNFLWACANIASIKRENVEGVNIYNLLKYRYVVFTYKALKNLIYELKVYPYKMKWLPTYATPDNKPAPIPERVKNWNILWLEKKKRNDFSRFDKEALKKRINEWKWSSDIKGPLKVKKHDPYKNFILTKFECNDPIPESIKYEYLFNVDDEFDHINDYEDNLNMIDEILNDEDCFENISDLSLALSPSTGNEEKNDEEDEDDEEVDPSDPDEENNTKHNDKSYGNISDINFDNIKD encoded by the exons atgtttttaaaagttAGCAAAGTGTGTTTTAAGGggaattttataaacacTTTAAGTTTTTGTTCATCAAAATTTGCTCAAAAACGTAGAATAAGAACATTTAacttgaaaaataaattaaatgaattgtacacacaaaatgaaaatgccacaagttttgaaaaaaaaaatatgaatggGTCAGGTGATTTgctggaaaaaataaaaaaaacggatttaaaattattgaaGAAATTACAGCATGAAGAGGAAGGAAGTAACATTAATTGGTCCAACGTAAATAcgttaaaaaatgaaacatgTAATAATGATAGTGTTGGAAAATATGGTGGGAATGTTGAAGAAATGAAACATACTAGCTATTTAAAAAGTGaggatttttttaacatggataatgataataattctGAACAGGACAGGGAAAATCCAAGTTcagaaaaatatggatttatttttgaaaggCCAAAACATTTTGCAAGTATTAATGATGACCCAATTATAAGAAGACCAGGATCTATTATAGATATAAAGACATTAATAAGAAATAATTGGACTTTTCCAGCTGTTGGCTTTAATAGTAAATTAGAAATtccaatatataaatttgaaactgatgaaaatgataataatataaaatttatagaaaTACCTAATGACATATTTGGTGTCCCAATAAGATCAgatatattacataaatgttattatttttatagaacAGCTTTAGCTGGTTATACTGAAAGAAtgcaattatataaatgggAATGGCCAGGAagtacaaaaaaatatagaagccaaaaaaaaagtggtAAGGCTAGAATGAATTGGAGGAAAACATGTGGTCGATATTTGGGAGTTAAAAATCACCCTATTAGACCATTTGATCAAAggacaaaaataaatagaaaACTTTTATGGAAAGGAATGAAAATACTTTTATCTGCAAAATTTGCACAAGATCAAATAAAAGTTgttgataattttttaattaaatcacataaaacaaaatatactgtaaaatatttaagaaatattttaggGAATAAATGTAATAGTGCATTATTAGTGCATGAAGGTAAAACGGATGttaatgataattttttatgggCATGTGCAAATATAGCTAGTATTAAAAGAGAAAATGTTGAAggtgttaatatatataatttattaaaatatagatatgttgtttttacatataaagCTTTAAAAAATCTTATTTATGAACTAAAAGTATATccatataaaatgaaatggCTACCTACATATGCTACCCCTGATAATAAACCCGCACCTATACCTGAAAGGGTAAAGAATTGGAATATTTTATggttagaaaaaaaaaaaagaaatgatTTTTCACGTTTTGATAAAGaagcattaaaaaaaagaataaatgAATGGAAATGGTCTAGTGATATAAAAGGACCAttaaaagttaaaaaacatgatccatataaaaattttattttaaccAAATTTGAGTGTAATGATCCAATACCAGAAagcataaaatatgaataccTATTCAATGTCGATGATGAATTTGatcatataaatgattATGAGGATAATCTAAATATGATCgatgaaatattaaatgatGAGGATTGTTTCGAAAATATTTCTGACCTCTCTTTGGCTTTGTCTCCATCCACTG gtaatgaggaaaaaaatgatgaagaagACGAGGATGATGAGGAAGTAGACCCAAGTGACCCCGATGAGGAAAACAATACCAAACACAACGATAAAAGTTATGGAAACATAAGCGATATTAActttgataatataaaagacTAA
- a CDS encoding mediator of RNA polymerase II transcription subunit 7, putative, whose translation MENFVSGYPPPPYYFQEYEEADTEVDSILEKNNNNINNTQNSFINIIRETYDIYNINDNIKVEIDKTDKNNNIDEKQTTSTLEKINHKDEKSKCKFLFGRPPPIPLKDNYNIFGINYDTDRKVEELEADDILYDNKKNYKEEFIRLYKMYKDCFFSLFDDIVNTRKNDKTLIKQLIKIHTNLFHILANLRYHQTINNIINILKIQIKRRQIAIDKMKISLFNVYNYIYFVQTNFSKNNMIKNEGNPLKRKNNAHTHTENENEEE comes from the coding sequence atggaaaattttGTTTCGGGATACCCTCCACCTCCATACTACTTTCAGGAATATGAAGAAGCAGATACGGAAGTAGATAGTATCctagaaaaaaacaataataatataaacaatacacaaaatagttttataaatataattagaGAAACATatgatatttataatattaatgataatataaaagtagaaattgataaaactgacaagaataataatatagatgaAAAACAAACTACATCCAcattggaaaaaataaatcacaAAGATGAAAAAAGCAAGTGTAAGTTTTTGTTTGGGAGACCACCACCTATCCCATTAAAAGATaattataacatttttggaataaattatgataCTGATCGAAAGGTTGAAGAATTAGAAGCTgatgatattttatatgataataaaaaaaattacaaagaAGAATTTATTcgattatataaaatgtataaagattgtttttttagtttattTGATGATATTGTAAATACcagaaaaaatgataaaaccctaataaaacaattgaTCAAAATACATACCAActtatttcatatattagCTAATTTAAGATATCACCAaactattaataatatcataaatattttaaaaatacaaattaaaagaagACAAATAGCTATtgataaaatgaaaatcaGTTTGTTCAATGTTtataattacatatattttgttcaaaccaatttttcaaaaaataacatgattaaaaatgaaggaAATCCactaaaaagaaaaaataacgCACACACACATACGGAAAACGAAAATGAAGAGGAATAG